One window from the genome of Marinobacter sp. ANT_B65 encodes:
- a CDS encoding type IV pilin protein: MNRYKQTGFTLIEMLVTVAIIGILAAIAFPIYQNQVEQTRRTTAKSDLLELTQWMERRYSNGFDYRDAGGDPALPFTQSPQNGTAFYNISFVGSVTRDAFSLQAVPTAGQSNDDCGTLTIDEQGTRGAAQAGCW, from the coding sequence TTGAACAGATACAAGCAGACAGGTTTCACCCTGATTGAAATGTTGGTTACCGTAGCGATTATCGGCATTCTTGCGGCAATCGCGTTCCCTATTTATCAGAACCAGGTTGAGCAAACCAGGCGAACAACGGCAAAATCTGACCTGCTGGAACTGACGCAGTGGATGGAGCGGCGCTATTCCAATGGGTTTGACTATCGCGATGCTGGTGGCGACCCTGCATTACCTTTTACTCAGTCACCACAGAATGGTACGGCTTTTTATAATATCAGCTTCGTAGGCAGCGTAACCAGAGATGCTTTCTCTCTTCAGGCTGTCCCAACGGCAGGACAATCAAACGATGACTGCGGCACGCTGACTATAGACGAGCAAGGCACTCGTGGGGCCGCTCAGGCAGGCTGTTGGTAG
- the ispH gene encoding 4-hydroxy-3-methylbut-2-enyl diphosphate reductase: MQIRLANPRGFCAGVDRAIEIVNRALDVFGAPIYVRHEVVHNKFVVDNLRNRGAIFVDELDEVPDDKLVIFSAHGVSQAVQNEAARRGLKVFDATCPLVTKVHLEVMRYSRDGRECVLIGHHGHPEVEGTMGQYDLGNGGDIYLVENEEDVSRLEVNDPAHVSYVTQTTLSMDDTARVIDALRARFPKIEGPRKNDICYATQNRQDAVKQLAGDCDLMLVVGSPNSSNSNRLRELAERMGTPAYLIDEASQIDPVWLEGKSSIGVTAGASAPEVLVNDVIARLQDLGGSVPEEIAGREENIVFSMPKELRIEAIEL, from the coding sequence ATGCAGATAAGACTGGCAAACCCCCGTGGCTTTTGTGCTGGCGTGGATCGCGCTATCGAAATTGTAAATCGAGCACTGGACGTGTTTGGTGCGCCTATCTACGTCCGCCATGAGGTGGTGCACAATAAATTTGTGGTTGATAATCTGCGCAATCGCGGCGCCATCTTCGTGGATGAACTGGATGAAGTGCCAGACGACAAGCTGGTTATCTTCAGTGCCCACGGTGTATCCCAGGCCGTACAGAATGAAGCCGCCCGCAGGGGCCTCAAAGTATTCGACGCTACTTGCCCGCTGGTCACCAAAGTGCACCTGGAAGTCATGCGTTATAGCCGCGATGGGCGTGAATGCGTGCTGATCGGACACCATGGTCATCCGGAGGTAGAAGGCACCATGGGACAATATGATCTTGGAAATGGTGGTGATATCTATCTGGTCGAGAATGAAGAAGACGTTTCACGTCTGGAAGTGAATGATCCAGCTCACGTTTCCTATGTTACTCAGACCACGCTTTCCATGGATGATACCGCCCGCGTAATCGACGCACTGCGCGCGCGATTCCCAAAGATTGAAGGCCCGCGTAAAAATGACATTTGCTATGCCACCCAAAATCGTCAGGATGCGGTAAAGCAGTTGGCTGGCGACTGCGACCTGATGCTGGTAGTTGGCTCTCCTAACAGTTCCAACTCCAACCGCCTGCGGGAGTTGGCCGAGCGCATGGGAACGCCAGCCTATCTGATTGACGAAGCCTCTCAGATTGACCCTGTATGGCTGGAAGGCAAGTCTTCTATTGGTGTTACCGCAGGTGCTTCGGCGCCGGAAGTGTTGGTTAATGATGTGATTGCCCGCTTGCAGGACCTGGGCGGCAGTGTGCCGGAAGAGATTGCGGGGCGTGAGGAGAATATTGTGTTCTCTATGCCAAAAGAGTTAAGAATTGAAGCCATTGAGCTCTAG
- the fkpB gene encoding FKBP-type peptidyl-prolyl cis-trans isomerase, whose product MKELPVDKGTRVTLHFALKFESGEVVDSTFDKDAATLEIGDESLPENFEAYLMGMKAGDKASYQVPPEKAFGQRNPNNVQTFKRHEFSADMVLEPGVMISFADARQQELPGVVSRVEGDEVEVDFNHPLSGRTLTFDVEIVDVEPAGQTH is encoded by the coding sequence ATGAAAGAACTGCCTGTAGATAAGGGAACACGTGTGACTCTGCATTTTGCGCTGAAGTTTGAGAGCGGCGAAGTCGTCGATAGCACCTTTGATAAAGATGCAGCGACTCTGGAGATCGGTGATGAAAGCTTGCCGGAGAACTTCGAGGCTTATCTGATGGGCATGAAAGCCGGTGACAAGGCCAGCTATCAGGTGCCGCCAGAAAAGGCTTTTGGTCAGCGCAATCCCAATAATGTGCAGACATTCAAGCGGCACGAGTTCAGTGCGGATATGGTTCTGGAACCCGGAGTGATGATTTCTTTCGCGGATGCACGCCAGCAAGAGCTTCCAGGAGTGGTGAGCCGTGTGGAAGGTGATGAGGTTGAAGTAGACTTCAATCATCCGTTGTCGGGGCGTACACTGACTTTTGATGTAGAAATTGTTGATGTAGAACCGGCAGGGCAGACGCACTGA
- the lspA gene encoding signal peptidase II, giving the protein MGAAMSEQVTGTKLKWLWLAVLVIVLDLGSKSMATAMLTYGNAVPVVPMFNLTLLHNTGAAFSFLAGAAGWQRWFFVALALIVSVVLVGWLRNLKRHETWTAIAIVLILGGALGNVYDRVIHGYVVDFLHFYWQNWHFPAFNLADTAITVGAAMMILDMFRKPADSGAAADRSE; this is encoded by the coding sequence ATGGGTGCGGCAATGAGTGAACAGGTAACCGGTACCAAATTGAAGTGGCTATGGCTTGCGGTGCTGGTGATCGTACTTGATCTCGGCTCCAAGTCTATGGCTACTGCGATGCTGACCTATGGCAACGCGGTACCGGTAGTTCCAATGTTCAATCTGACGCTGCTGCACAACACGGGGGCAGCGTTCAGCTTTCTTGCTGGCGCTGCTGGCTGGCAGCGATGGTTCTTCGTGGCACTGGCGCTTATTGTCAGCGTGGTTCTGGTGGGCTGGCTGAGAAACCTGAAGCGACATGAAACCTGGACAGCCATTGCTATAGTACTGATCCTGGGTGGTGCTCTTGGCAACGTATACGACCGGGTTATTCACGGTTACGTTGTAGATTTCCTGCATTTTTACTGGCAGAACTGGCACTTTCCCGCATTCAACCTGGCTGATACCGCTATTACTGTGGGTGCAGCCATGATGATTCTTGATATGTTCCGCAAGCCTGCTGATTCCGGAGCGGCTGCGGACAGGAGCGAATAA
- the ileS gene encoding isoleucine--tRNA ligase, with amino-acid sequence MSDYKHTLNLPETAFPMRGNLAKREPEMLKRWQDLNVYANLRQQREGREKFILHDGPPYANGSIHIGHAVNKILKDMIVKSRGFMGFDAPYVPGWDCHGLPIEHKVEQEIGKAGVKVDYKTFRQACRDYATKQIAGQKADFIRLGVMGSWDKPYLTMDPKVEAGIVRALGKIIAKGHLVRGYKPVYWSVVGQSALAEAEVEYQDKTSTQIDVRFTAVDQAKALSLFGTDKGEGDVSLVIWTTTPWTIPANQAVSVNADLEYALVQVDAGNGPERMILAAAMVEGVMARWDITDFEVLGTCLGAALEHMSLHHPVYDKQVPTILGDHVSLEAGTGAVHTAPDHGMEDFVVGKAYDIGTLNMVQADGTYTSAAGEFAGIHVYKADDPVCDALTREGKLVRKEKFRHSFPHCWRTKTPLIYRATPQWFISMEKENLRADALEAIKGVRWVPAWGQNRIEAMVQQSPDWCISRQRTWGVPITLFIHKETQELHPDTQGLIEKVAQAIETGGIDAWYEIDARELLGDDADHYEKVLDTLDVWFDSGVTHESVLRVRPELGQFPADMYLEGSDQHRGWFQSSLKTSIAMNGVAPYRQVLTHGFTVDGKGLKMSKSLGNVIAPQEVMNELGADILRLWVSATDYSGEMTVSKDILRQTADGYRRIRNTSRFLLSNLTGFDPKQHMVAPDEMIALDRWMVDRALQLQNELHEDYQNYAFLRIYQKVYSFCEATLGGFYLDIIKDRQYTTQADSLARRSCQTALYHVAEALVRWIAPILSFTADEIWQHLPGERGDTVFYETWYQGLTELPEDAELGRDYWRRIYGVKEAVNKCMEEARARGEIKGSLSAEVTLYCEGDLSADLEFLGEELRFVLITSEATVRPVSEAGDAELTGYEGLRVKVSPATYAKCERCWHHREDVGANAAHKDLCGRCITNVDGPGETRSFA; translated from the coding sequence ATGAGCGACTATAAGCACACTCTGAATCTGCCGGAAACCGCGTTCCCAATGCGCGGCAACCTGGCCAAGCGCGAGCCTGAGATGCTCAAGCGTTGGCAGGACCTGAATGTATATGCCAATCTGCGCCAGCAGCGTGAAGGTCGTGAAAAATTTATTCTTCACGACGGCCCTCCCTATGCCAACGGCAGCATTCACATTGGTCATGCGGTTAACAAGATTCTGAAGGACATGATCGTCAAGTCCCGCGGATTCATGGGTTTTGATGCGCCCTATGTGCCCGGCTGGGATTGTCATGGTTTGCCGATTGAGCATAAGGTTGAGCAGGAGATTGGCAAGGCCGGTGTGAAGGTTGATTACAAAACCTTCCGCCAGGCATGCCGCGACTATGCTACCAAGCAGATCGCCGGCCAGAAGGCGGACTTTATCCGTCTTGGCGTGATGGGGTCATGGGACAAGCCATACCTCACCATGGACCCGAAGGTAGAAGCGGGCATTGTGCGGGCACTGGGCAAGATCATCGCTAAAGGCCATCTGGTTCGTGGATATAAGCCTGTTTACTGGAGTGTGGTTGGTCAGTCCGCGCTCGCAGAGGCTGAAGTGGAATACCAGGATAAAACCTCAACACAGATTGATGTGCGCTTTACAGCGGTGGATCAGGCTAAAGCCCTGTCGCTGTTTGGTACGGATAAAGGCGAAGGTGACGTGTCTCTGGTTATCTGGACTACCACTCCCTGGACCATCCCTGCCAATCAGGCTGTATCTGTTAATGCTGACCTGGAATATGCGTTGGTACAGGTTGATGCTGGCAATGGACCTGAGCGCATGATTCTTGCCGCGGCCATGGTCGAAGGAGTTATGGCGCGTTGGGATATTACAGATTTTGAAGTGTTGGGTACCTGTCTGGGTGCTGCGCTTGAGCACATGTCTCTGCATCACCCGGTTTATGATAAGCAGGTGCCCACAATCCTGGGTGACCACGTTTCCCTCGAAGCAGGTACAGGTGCCGTGCATACTGCGCCCGACCACGGTATGGAAGATTTTGTGGTGGGCAAAGCCTACGACATCGGCACCCTTAACATGGTGCAGGCCGATGGTACCTATACCAGTGCTGCCGGAGAGTTTGCTGGCATTCATGTCTACAAGGCTGATGACCCGGTTTGCGATGCTCTGACGCGCGAAGGCAAGTTGGTCCGCAAGGAAAAATTCCGCCACAGTTTCCCCCATTGCTGGCGCACCAAAACGCCGCTGATCTACCGTGCGACACCGCAGTGGTTTATCAGTATGGAAAAAGAAAATCTCCGGGCAGACGCTCTGGAGGCCATCAAAGGTGTGCGCTGGGTGCCGGCCTGGGGCCAGAATCGCATTGAGGCTATGGTTCAGCAGTCCCCGGACTGGTGTATCTCGCGTCAACGTACCTGGGGCGTGCCTATCACCCTGTTTATCCATAAAGAGACGCAGGAGCTGCACCCGGATACTCAGGGCTTAATTGAAAAAGTGGCCCAGGCGATCGAAACCGGTGGCATTGATGCCTGGTATGAGATCGATGCCCGTGAACTGCTTGGCGACGATGCGGATCACTACGAAAAAGTTCTGGATACCCTGGATGTATGGTTTGATTCCGGTGTGACCCATGAGTCTGTTTTGCGTGTGCGCCCGGAGCTGGGCCAGTTTCCCGCGGATATGTATCTGGAGGGCTCTGATCAGCATCGCGGCTGGTTTCAGTCGTCACTGAAAACCTCTATCGCCATGAATGGTGTAGCGCCTTATCGGCAGGTTCTGACCCACGGTTTCACTGTGGATGGCAAAGGGCTGAAAATGTCCAAATCCCTGGGCAACGTAATTGCGCCTCAGGAAGTCATGAACGAGTTGGGTGCCGACATTCTTCGCCTGTGGGTGTCTGCTACCGATTACAGTGGCGAAATGACGGTTTCCAAGGATATCCTGCGGCAGACAGCCGACGGGTATCGCCGTATTCGTAATACCTCACGCTTCCTGTTGAGCAATCTCACTGGTTTTGATCCGAAGCAGCACATGGTCGCTCCGGATGAGATGATTGCTCTGGATCGCTGGATGGTAGATCGTGCCCTGCAACTGCAGAACGAGCTGCACGAGGATTACCAGAACTACGCTTTTCTTCGAATCTATCAGAAGGTATACAGTTTCTGTGAAGCTACGCTGGGTGGCTTTTACCTGGACATTATCAAGGATCGCCAGTACACAACTCAGGCTGATAGTCTGGCCCGGCGTTCCTGCCAGACTGCGCTTTATCACGTAGCTGAGGCTCTGGTTCGCTGGATCGCTCCGATTCTGAGCTTCACTGCTGATGAAATCTGGCAGCACCTGCCAGGTGAGCGTGGCGACACCGTATTTTATGAAACCTGGTATCAGGGCCTCACAGAGCTTCCTGAAGACGCCGAGCTGGGTCGTGATTACTGGCGCCGGATATACGGTGTGAAAGAAGCCGTAAACAAGTGTATGGAAGAAGCCCGTGCCCGCGGTGAGATCAAGGGATCATTGAGTGCTGAAGTCACGCTGTACTGTGAAGGTGATCTGTCTGCTGACCTGGAGTTTCTCGGTGAAGAACTCCGGTTTGTTCTGATCACATCTGAAGCAACCGTGAGGCCAGTATCGGAAGCAGGCGATGCCGAGTTGACAGGTTATGAAGGATTACGTGTGAAAGTTAGCCCTGCAACCTACGCGAAGTGCGAGCGCTGCTGGCATCACCGGGAGGACGTGGGCGCGAATGCAGCCCATAAAGACCTTTGTGGCCGTTGTATCACCAATGTGGATGGACCGGGTGAAACCCGCTCGTTCGCTTGA
- the ribF gene encoding bifunctional riboflavin kinase/FAD synthetase, whose protein sequence is MRLIRGLTNLKILSRQVNSPLAEGCVATIGNFDGVHLGHQTIIDQVKSKALALSLPSVVIIFEPQPREFFQGLEAPPRLMGFRHKLGALLAAGIDVVLCLKFDDTFRAYSGMGFIEDVLIEGLAVRHLVVGDDFRFGCDRAGDFGLLEAVGAIVGFSVENTRTITVEGARVSSTRIRNLLLENQLEKAEALLGYPYRIFGRVVYGRQLGRRIGSPTANVLLSQMPALRGVYVVDVTLENGMTQDGVANIGLRPTVDGKQPALEVHLFDFTGTLYGQHIDVVFRHKLRDEEKFDSIDALKAQIARDFAAARVWLAEHPGQSTTDPN, encoded by the coding sequence ATGCGTCTGATTCGGGGTCTGACCAACCTGAAAATACTCTCCCGGCAGGTGAATTCACCACTGGCAGAAGGCTGTGTCGCTACCATTGGCAACTTTGATGGTGTTCATCTGGGCCATCAAACCATTATCGATCAGGTAAAAAGCAAAGCCCTGGCATTGAGTCTGCCTTCGGTTGTCATTATTTTCGAGCCACAGCCCAGGGAATTCTTTCAGGGGCTGGAGGCGCCGCCCAGGCTGATGGGATTCCGGCATAAGCTTGGCGCATTGCTGGCGGCGGGTATTGATGTCGTGTTATGCCTGAAGTTTGATGACACCTTTCGCGCATATTCTGGCATGGGTTTTATTGAGGATGTTCTTATCGAGGGGCTTGCAGTACGTCACCTCGTTGTTGGTGACGATTTCCGCTTTGGGTGTGATCGGGCCGGGGATTTCGGATTGTTGGAAGCGGTGGGCGCGATTGTTGGCTTTTCAGTGGAAAACACCCGCACGATAACTGTTGAGGGAGCGCGCGTAAGCAGCACTCGCATCCGTAACCTGCTTCTTGAAAATCAGTTGGAAAAGGCCGAAGCCCTGCTTGGGTACCCCTATCGTATATTCGGACGGGTCGTTTATGGCAGGCAACTAGGTCGCCGCATCGGATCCCCTACTGCCAATGTTCTGCTGTCTCAGATGCCCGCCCTGCGTGGTGTTTATGTGGTTGATGTGACACTGGAAAACGGTATGACACAGGACGGTGTTGCCAATATAGGGCTGCGTCCGACGGTAGATGGCAAACAGCCAGCATTGGAAGTGCACCTGTTTGACTTTACTGGCACACTTTATGGCCAGCATATTGATGTTGTTTTCCGCCATAAACTGCGGGACGAAGAAAAATTTGACTCCATCGACGCACTTAAAGCACAGATAGCCAGGGATTTCGCCGCTGCCAGAGTATGGCTGGCCGAACATCCCGGACAGAGCACTACTGACCCAAACTGA
- the murJ gene encoding murein biosynthesis integral membrane protein MurJ — MSSQPDTSPDEQPPARGPGLLRSSGLVGIMTMLSRVLGLVRDMVIARYFGAGAGADAFFVAFKIPNFLRRLFAEGAFSQAFVPVLSSYRENCPTSDVKRLVDAVAGSLGLVLLGITLAAMLGAPLLTAVFAPGFLDDDVKFALTSDMLRITFPYLLLISLTAFAGGILNSYDRFAVPAFTPVLLNLAMIGAAVYLAPVMSEPVMALAWGVLIAGALQFFFQLPFLMRLGLMPRPRVDYRHEGVSRILKLMVPALFGVSVSQLNLLLDTVLASFLETGSVSWLYYSDRLSELPLGVFGIAIATVILPSLSRKHAAASNDQFAATLDWAVRAVLIIGVPAALALALLAEPLIATLFHYGEVTDRDVAMSAQSLRAYSAGLLAFMVIKVLAPGFFARQDTSTPVKIGIIAMVANMVFNLALIVPMAHAGLALATSLSAWLNAVLLWRGLKRQGAWKSQPGWPEYLAQILLANTAMVAVILWLNMPVMRWLSADGIERSLHMGMLVAVAGGTYFIVLGLVGVRVRHFRHR, encoded by the coding sequence ATGTCATCGCAGCCCGACACGTCACCGGACGAACAACCACCCGCCAGAGGGCCAGGCCTGCTCAGGTCTTCTGGTCTGGTGGGTATAATGACCATGCTCTCCCGGGTCCTGGGCCTGGTGCGGGACATGGTCATTGCGCGTTATTTTGGCGCCGGCGCTGGTGCCGATGCGTTTTTTGTTGCCTTTAAGATCCCCAACTTTTTACGCCGGCTTTTCGCCGAAGGTGCGTTTTCTCAGGCGTTTGTGCCCGTGCTTTCATCTTATCGTGAGAACTGCCCTACCTCCGACGTAAAGCGCCTGGTAGATGCAGTTGCCGGCTCTCTTGGCCTTGTTCTGCTGGGTATCACCCTTGCAGCCATGCTTGGTGCACCACTTCTGACGGCCGTTTTCGCCCCCGGCTTTCTGGATGATGACGTCAAGTTTGCGTTGACCAGTGACATGCTGCGCATCACTTTTCCCTATCTGTTGCTGATTTCTCTGACTGCGTTTGCTGGCGGTATTCTGAACAGTTATGACCGCTTTGCGGTGCCTGCGTTTACGCCGGTGCTGCTCAACCTGGCGATGATTGGCGCTGCGGTCTACCTGGCTCCTGTAATGAGTGAGCCGGTTATGGCTTTGGCCTGGGGGGTCTTGATTGCCGGTGCGCTGCAGTTTTTCTTCCAGTTACCGTTTTTGATGCGCCTGGGGCTGATGCCGCGGCCCAGAGTGGATTACCGGCACGAAGGTGTCAGCCGTATTCTCAAGCTTATGGTGCCAGCCCTTTTTGGCGTGTCGGTCAGTCAGCTCAACCTTTTGCTGGATACTGTTCTGGCTTCGTTCCTGGAAACCGGAAGCGTGTCCTGGCTGTACTACTCCGACCGGCTTTCAGAATTGCCTTTGGGCGTATTCGGAATTGCTATTGCAACAGTGATTCTTCCTAGCCTGTCCCGCAAGCATGCTGCCGCCTCCAATGACCAGTTTGCTGCAACACTGGACTGGGCCGTTCGTGCTGTTTTGATTATAGGAGTGCCCGCAGCTCTGGCTTTGGCCTTATTGGCTGAGCCGCTGATAGCGACGCTCTTTCATTATGGTGAAGTCACCGACCGGGATGTCGCCATGTCAGCCCAAAGCTTACGGGCTTACTCCGCCGGTTTGCTCGCCTTTATGGTAATCAAGGTGTTGGCGCCGGGATTCTTCGCCCGTCAGGACACGAGCACGCCAGTGAAAATCGGGATCATAGCGATGGTCGCGAATATGGTGTTCAATCTGGCTCTCATTGTTCCTATGGCTCACGCAGGTCTGGCTCTGGCGACATCTTTGTCCGCATGGCTTAATGCTGTTTTGCTCTGGCGTGGCCTGAAGCGTCAGGGGGCCTGGAAAAGCCAGCCTGGCTGGCCTGAATATCTCGCGCAGATCCTTTTGGCGAACACCGCTATGGTTGCTGTCATACTCTGGCTGAATATGCCTGTCATGCGCTGGTTGTCGGCGGATGGTATCGAGCGTTCTCTGCATATGGGGATGCTGGTAGCTGTAGCAGGCGGTACCTACTTTATTGTTCTGGGGCTGGTGGGGGTTCGGGTAAGACATTTCCGTCACAGGTAA
- the rpsT gene encoding 30S ribosomal protein S20, translating into MANTPQAKKRARQNEKNRKHNTSLRSMTRTYMKKVQVQIESGNYEEAQAAFKAAQPIMDSMVNKGIFAKNKVARQKSRMSAKIKALKSA; encoded by the coding sequence GTGGCAAATACCCCGCAAGCCAAAAAGCGCGCACGTCAGAACGAGAAGAACCGCAAGCACAACACAAGCCTGCGTTCCATGACCCGCACTTACATGAAAAAAGTTCAGGTTCAGATTGAATCCGGCAATTATGAAGAAGCCCAGGCTGCCTTCAAAGCTGCCCAACCGATTATGGACAGCATGGTCAACAAAGGCATCTTTGCCAAGAACAAGGTTGCCCGCCAGAAGAGCCGCATGAGTGCCAAAATCAAGGCCCTGAAGAGCGCCTGA
- the proB gene encoding glutamate 5-kinase has translation MTERVRLRQARRLVVKIGSALLTNDGQGLDVPALGLWVDQMAALVGQGVELVVVSSGSVAEGMSRLGWAKRPEQLHELQAAAAVGQMGLVQTWEAEFKRHGIHTAQILLTHDDLSDRKRYLNGRSTLKALLDFGVVPIVNENDTVVTDEIRFGDNDTLGALVANVVEADGLIILTDQLGLFDKDPRKNSDASLVTERFAGDRELDAMAGGSAGVLGRGGMQTKLRAARLAARSGAFTVIAGGRIEGVLARLRQGDVIGTLLLPEQERIAARKQWLASHLQTRGELMLDDGAVKVLRQGGRSLLPVGVRRVAGKFRRGEMVSCVDSEGREIARGLVNYDSRDAGAIAGRSSRSIADVLGYISDEEMIHRDNMVIV, from the coding sequence ATGACAGAACGCGTCCGGCTGCGTCAGGCACGCCGTTTGGTGGTGAAAATTGGTAGTGCCCTTCTGACAAACGATGGCCAGGGGTTGGATGTGCCTGCACTTGGACTTTGGGTGGATCAGATGGCGGCACTGGTTGGGCAGGGTGTTGAGCTCGTTGTGGTGTCTTCCGGCTCGGTGGCGGAGGGTATGAGTCGTCTGGGATGGGCAAAGCGGCCAGAACAGTTGCACGAACTTCAGGCTGCGGCTGCAGTGGGTCAGATGGGATTGGTACAGACCTGGGAGGCAGAGTTCAAGCGCCATGGTATACACACTGCCCAGATTCTGCTGACTCATGATGATCTTTCTGACCGTAAGCGTTATCTGAATGGGCGTAGTACGCTGAAGGCGCTGTTGGATTTTGGTGTTGTGCCGATTGTGAATGAAAACGATACGGTTGTTACAGATGAAATCCGCTTTGGCGATAACGATACCTTGGGTGCCCTGGTGGCTAACGTGGTTGAGGCTGACGGGCTGATTATTCTGACTGATCAGCTTGGCTTGTTTGATAAGGATCCTCGCAAGAATTCCGATGCAAGTCTGGTAACAGAGAGGTTTGCTGGTGATCGTGAGCTGGATGCCATGGCTGGTGGGAGTGCGGGGGTTCTTGGTCGTGGTGGTATGCAGACCAAGCTTCGCGCAGCGCGCCTCGCTGCACGCTCCGGAGCGTTTACGGTGATTGCGGGAGGGCGTATTGAGGGTGTTCTTGCCCGGCTACGCCAGGGGGATGTTATTGGTACTTTGCTGCTTCCGGAGCAGGAGCGTATTGCTGCACGCAAGCAGTGGCTGGCTAGTCACCTGCAAACCCGGGGTGAGTTGATGCTTGATGATGGGGCTGTGAAGGTGCTTCGGCAAGGTGGTCGTAGTCTTCTGCCGGTTGGGGTCAGGCGTGTTGCCGGGAAGTTCCGGCGTGGAGAGATGGTGTCTTGCGTTGACTCTGAGGGTAGGGAGATTGCCCGTGGGTTGGTAAATTACGATTCTCGTGATGCCGGAGCGATAGCTGGTCGGTCAAGTCGCAGTATTGCAGATGTTCTGGGTTATATATCCGACGAAGAGATGATTCATCGGGATAACATGGTTATTGTCTGA
- the cgtA gene encoding Obg family GTPase CgtA — protein MKFVDEATIIVEAGKGGHGCLSFRREKYVPRGGPDGGDGGDGGSVYLEASDALNTLVDYQFQRKHKAPGGEQGSGRNCTGTKGEDLVLPVPVGTTVVDVDTHEVLGDLTRVGQRLKVAQGGFHGLGNTRFKSSINRAPRQTSKGSEGELRNLRLELKVLADVGLLGLPNAGKSTFIRSVSAATPKVADYPFTTLVPNLGVVSVQTHQSFVIADIPGLIEGAAEGAGLGIRFLKHLVRTRLLLHLVDVAPYDGSSPAHAVTTIAHELEKFSETLAGRDRWLVLNKVDMVPEEDRDAHCQAIIDELDWQGPVFRISALTGEGTKPLTQAVMRWIEERAEEEAENPEVAEQEAARRKRMDEEARAGIEEERQARRAAREESDDDFDDDDYDVEVVYAPE, from the coding sequence ATGAAATTCGTAGACGAAGCCACCATCATCGTTGAAGCCGGCAAAGGCGGACACGGCTGCCTTAGTTTCCGGCGAGAGAAATACGTCCCCAGAGGTGGTCCTGATGGAGGCGATGGTGGTGATGGTGGTTCCGTGTATCTTGAGGCCAGCGATGCTCTTAATACGCTGGTGGACTACCAGTTTCAGCGTAAGCACAAGGCGCCCGGAGGTGAGCAGGGTTCCGGGCGCAACTGTACCGGCACCAAAGGTGAGGATCTGGTGTTGCCTGTGCCGGTTGGTACCACGGTTGTTGATGTGGATACCCATGAGGTGCTTGGGGATCTGACCCGTGTCGGGCAGCGCCTGAAGGTGGCTCAGGGTGGGTTCCATGGCCTTGGCAATACCCGGTTCAAATCATCGATAAACCGTGCGCCCCGCCAGACTTCCAAAGGTTCCGAGGGTGAGCTTCGGAATCTGCGTCTGGAGCTGAAAGTTCTGGCAGATGTCGGCCTTCTTGGGTTGCCCAATGCCGGCAAGTCCACGTTTATACGTTCTGTATCAGCCGCGACGCCAAAAGTGGCAGATTATCCGTTTACAACACTGGTGCCGAACCTGGGTGTTGTTAGTGTGCAGACGCACCAGAGCTTTGTTATTGCGGACATACCCGGTCTGATCGAGGGGGCTGCGGAAGGGGCGGGCTTGGGGATTCGTTTCCTGAAGCACCTTGTGCGTACCCGATTGTTGCTGCATCTGGTAGATGTGGCGCCTTACGACGGCTCCTCACCAGCTCATGCAGTAACAACGATTGCGCATGAGCTTGAAAAGTTCAGCGAGACTCTGGCTGGTCGTGATCGCTGGCTGGTGCTGAATAAGGTGGATATGGTGCCGGAAGAGGATCGTGATGCTCATTGTCAGGCGATCATCGATGAGCTTGACTGGCAGGGTCCGGTATTCCGTATTTCTGCACTAACTGGTGAGGGTACCAAGCCGCTGACTCAGGCGGTTATGCGCTGGATTGAAGAGCGTGCAGAGGAAGAGGCTGAAAACCCGGAGGTTGCCGAGCAGGAAGCTGCAAGGCGCAAGCGTATGGATGAAGAGGCCAGGGCTGGTATCGAGGAAGAGCGACAGGCCCGCCGCGCAGCCCGTGAAGAAAGTGATGATGACTTCGACGACGATGATTATGACGTTGAAGTGGTATATGCGCCTGAGTAG
- the rpmA gene encoding 50S ribosomal protein L27 — translation MAHKKAAGSTRNGRDSESKRLGVKRYGGESVSAGSIIVRQRGTRFHPGVNVGLGKDHTLFAKADGQVKFEVKGPQNRKFVSIVPAA, via the coding sequence ATGGCTCACAAAAAAGCAGCAGGTAGTACCCGTAACGGTCGCGATTCCGAGTCGAAACGACTTGGTGTCAAGCGCTACGGCGGCGAATCCGTATCCGCAGGCAGCATTATCGTTCGTCAGCGCGGAACCCGTTTCCACCCTGGCGTTAATGTTGGCCTGGGTAAAGACCACACCTTGTTTGCGAAAGCAGACGGTCAGGTCAAATTCGAAGTAAAAGGTCCGCAAAACCGCAAGTTTGTAAGTATCGTTCCGGCTGCATAA